One segment of Trichlorobacter ammonificans DNA contains the following:
- a CDS encoding FlgO family outer membrane protein has product MIRLLRALLCGGLVLCLAASWGGAAEHRLKSKLAAVPFVASNIEAMAFTEYLTTVLLNELDNTGQFEIFERKRLESMMALEGVRSDSLTPEQMQRLGSRLGLDFLVAGTVTSQPQGMLINLRLLSLRSQKILFTEQTRMTEADTSRMLREIAWKVKDVVQGATVPRTVSPVSVPLQPPTSLEAVGSTNAVRLRWKPQNPTQVVGYLVQRALTPEGPFNTVSTVTEPAYTDENLRLNESFFYRVAAVGQGGGTSQPTTAVRGATTIAPAAPIFMNAEPLLGSAVLTWRQRPFGGNDAQTTPRGVQIYRRSSAEKEFTPVTRVGEEAMTFRDQGLKDGTTYLYAMTAFNLAGAESELSVQLSVTTPPTTGGITVTSGKVRRIPLSWQMHPFEQVNGYRLERATAQDGPYREIAVVNGRERTSYLDTDLADKTTYWYRVSALSKEAGTGGPSPELSATTRDLPPAPVKVTAGSGEPRRITISWESAAVADDEVTAYQLYRGEAGQETLSRIAELRAHQTSFRDDEKPLKDATAYSYVVSAVNAGGAVSTLSARATATTKAVPAMPRGMTAASGEPRRVTLRWQKNPEADITDYVVYRKHDDGEFRQLKHTQEPGLVDGDLRDGQTYSYRLQAVDKDGLESPLSEPVTAVTKSLPKPVDGLLLKDRTARTVTWQKSAQSDVRQYAVYKKGFFGGQKLATLEATEWKVQEPGKLELYVTAVDADGLESEPSAVLVIE; this is encoded by the coding sequence ATGATCCGGTTACTCCGTGCCCTACTCTGCGGCGGGCTGGTGCTGTGCTTGGCGGCCTCCTGGGGGGGCGCCGCCGAGCATCGCCTGAAGTCAAAGCTGGCAGCCGTACCGTTTGTAGCCAGCAACATCGAGGCCATGGCCTTTACCGAGTACCTGACCACGGTGCTTTTGAACGAACTGGACAACACCGGACAGTTCGAAATTTTCGAGCGGAAACGGCTGGAGTCGATGATGGCCCTGGAAGGGGTCCGTTCCGACTCGCTGACTCCGGAGCAGATGCAGCGGCTGGGAAGCAGGCTGGGCCTTGACTTCCTGGTTGCCGGTACCGTGACCAGCCAGCCGCAGGGCATGCTGATCAACCTGCGTCTGCTGAGCCTGCGCAGTCAGAAAATTCTCTTTACCGAACAGACACGGATGACCGAGGCTGATACCAGCCGCATGCTGCGGGAGATCGCCTGGAAGGTCAAAGATGTCGTGCAGGGCGCCACCGTTCCCCGCACCGTTTCTCCCGTCTCCGTTCCCCTGCAGCCGCCGACCTCGCTTGAGGCCGTGGGATCAACCAATGCCGTGCGGTTGCGCTGGAAACCGCAGAATCCCACCCAGGTGGTCGGCTACCTGGTACAGCGCGCGCTCACGCCGGAGGGGCCGTTCAACACCGTCAGCACCGTGACCGAACCGGCCTACACCGATGAAAACCTGCGTCTGAACGAGAGCTTTTTCTACCGGGTGGCTGCCGTGGGCCAGGGGGGCGGCACCAGCCAGCCGACGACAGCGGTGCGCGGCGCCACCACCATCGCGCCGGCAGCGCCGATCTTCATGAATGCCGAGCCGCTGCTCGGCAGCGCCGTCCTCACCTGGCGCCAGCGCCCCTTCGGCGGCAATGACGCGCAGACCACCCCCCGGGGTGTGCAGATTTACCGCCGCAGTAGCGCAGAAAAAGAATTTACGCCGGTCACCCGGGTTGGTGAAGAAGCAATGACGTTCCGGGACCAGGGGCTGAAAGACGGTACTACCTACCTGTACGCAATGACCGCCTTCAACCTGGCAGGGGCGGAAAGCGAGCTGTCGGTACAGCTCTCGGTCACCACACCGCCGACCACGGGCGGGATTACCGTCACCAGCGGCAAGGTACGACGGATTCCCCTTTCGTGGCAGATGCATCCCTTTGAACAGGTAAACGGCTATCGGCTGGAGCGGGCCACCGCGCAGGACGGGCCGTACCGTGAGATTGCCGTGGTGAACGGACGGGAACGGACCAGCTACCTTGATACCGATCTGGCTGACAAGACCACCTACTGGTACCGAGTTTCCGCCCTGAGCAAGGAAGCGGGCACCGGAGGCCCCTCGCCGGAACTCTCGGCAACAACCCGCGACCTGCCGCCGGCGCCGGTAAAGGTTACCGCCGGCAGCGGCGAACCCCGTCGTATCACGATCAGCTGGGAGTCCGCCGCCGTTGCGGACGATGAAGTAACCGCCTATCAACTCTATCGCGGTGAAGCGGGACAGGAGACCCTGAGCAGGATAGCGGAGCTGAGGGCCCACCAGACCTCGTTTCGTGACGATGAAAAGCCGCTCAAGGATGCGACCGCCTATTCGTACGTCGTTTCTGCAGTCAACGCCGGCGGGGCGGTCAGCACCTTAAGCGCCCGCGCCACGGCCACCACCAAGGCGGTACCGGCCATGCCGCGGGGGATGACAGCGGCCTCGGGCGAACCGCGCCGGGTGACCCTGCGCTGGCAGAAGAATCCCGAAGCGGACATCACCGACTACGTAGTCTATCGCAAACATGATGACGGTGAATTCCGCCAGCTGAAGCACACCCAGGAACCGGGACTTGTCGATGGCGACCTGCGGGACGGTCAGACCTACAGCTACCGGCTTCAGGCCGTGGACAAGGACGGCCTGGAAAGTCCGCTGTCCGAGCCGGTGACGGCAGTCACCAAGTCGTTGCCCAAACCGGTGGACGGGCTGCTGCTCAAGGACCGTACCGCCCGGACCGTAACCTGGCAGAAGTCGGCCCAGAGCGACGTCCGGCAGTACGCCGTTTACAAGAAAGGATTTTTCGGCGGCCAGAAGCTGGCTACCCTGGAGGCAACTGAGTGGAAGGTACAGGAACCGGGCAAGCTGGAACTGTACGTCACCGCAGTCGATGCCGATGGCCTGGAAAGCGAACCGTCGGCAGTGCTGGTCATCGAATAG
- the larC gene encoding nickel pincer cofactor biosynthesis protein LarC, with amino-acid sequence MNLLYLDATAGISGDMTVAALLDLGLPLDHLQEQLATLALPPDSFTLVAQRVERRGMAGLHLDVRLPGDDHHHHGAHGHHHHRSYADIRAMIAASGLNERVKATAQRIFLRLAEAEALVHDTTVDAVTFHEVGAVDSIVDIVATAIGLDYLQVGRLHVSAVPLGGGFVETAHGRLPVPAPATAKLLTGCAVHARCGDGERVTPTGAAILAALAERADTMPEMTITRIGHGAGTKDFADCPNLLRAFLGTTPQSSEQDMVREAVCNLDDVTPEQLGYTLERLLEAGALDVWHTAIQMKKNRPAVQLSFLCTAAHLDALIGLVMAETGSLGVRVYEVTRRIAPRTVEERLTPWGTVHFKRSPAGIKPEYEDCRRIAREQGLPLREVQQRLLREERNDRR; translated from the coding sequence ATGAACCTCCTGTACCTCGACGCCACCGCCGGCATCAGCGGCGATATGACCGTAGCGGCCCTGCTCGACCTGGGGCTCCCCCTCGATCATTTGCAGGAACAACTGGCTACCCTCGCCCTGCCGCCCGACTCCTTCACGCTTGTCGCTCAACGGGTGGAACGGCGCGGCATGGCCGGGCTGCACCTTGACGTTCGTCTGCCCGGCGACGATCATCACCACCACGGCGCTCACGGACACCATCACCACCGCAGCTACGCCGACATCCGTGCCATGATCGCCGCCAGCGGTCTCAACGAACGGGTCAAGGCAACGGCACAGCGGATTTTTCTGCGTCTGGCCGAGGCGGAAGCACTGGTTCACGACACCACGGTGGATGCTGTCACCTTCCACGAAGTGGGGGCGGTGGACAGTATTGTGGACATCGTGGCAACGGCCATCGGCCTGGACTACCTGCAGGTTGGACGGCTGCACGTCTCGGCAGTACCGCTGGGTGGCGGCTTCGTCGAGACGGCCCACGGCCGGCTGCCGGTGCCGGCACCGGCCACGGCGAAACTGCTCACGGGATGTGCGGTACATGCCCGCTGCGGCGACGGTGAGCGGGTAACCCCCACCGGTGCCGCCATCCTGGCGGCACTGGCGGAACGCGCCGACACCATGCCGGAGATGACGATCACCCGGATCGGCCACGGCGCGGGAACCAAGGACTTTGCCGACTGTCCCAACCTGCTGCGGGCCTTCCTGGGGACCACACCGCAGTCTTCGGAGCAGGACATGGTCCGGGAGGCGGTCTGCAATCTGGACGACGTCACCCCGGAACAGCTCGGCTACACCCTGGAGCGCTTGCTGGAGGCCGGAGCGCTGGACGTCTGGCATACCGCCATCCAGATGAAAAAGAACCGGCCCGCCGTGCAGCTCTCGTTCCTCTGCACCGCCGCACATCTTGATGCGCTGATCGGACTGGTTATGGCCGAAACCGGCAGCCTGGGGGTACGGGTCTACGAGGTGACCCGCCGGATCGCCCCCCGGACGGTGGAGGAACGGCTGACCCCCTGGGGAACGGTCCATTTCAAACGATCTCCGGCGGGGATAAAGCCGGAGTACGAGGACTGCCGCCGGATCGCCCGCGAGCAGGGCCTGCCGCTTCGGGAGGTACAGCAGCGTCTGCTGCGGGAGGAACGCAATGACCGCCGTTGA
- a CDS encoding CsgG/HfaB family protein gives MKRILAGVAVCILAGCNNPGKESFELGRQLERQGRLDEAITLYEDALTKERDNQEYQQVLAGARKAAAGRFIEQGRKRLQGAPPTYDLLRAAQLDLDKALKADPTNSEARALAASIKSQSDALLTRAETLYGESGKAAEAKDWPTAINKLRELRQFYPTYLDLAVKLPQTESAAVSHYLREVERLRSQDNLDGMIAALQQALAIQPSNQQLTALLADTKAQNTAAAWFAKAEQRAGQQKWRDAVDYLRKAQALEPDAELSAKMHELRRQGAGRLLQQATVHLNRKQLYSAYLSLLASVELSPDSLKEGEASELRRQLVGEMTAKSQESETGGLLGNAYHWQELALKLGGPDRAASQRLQGLKDRLRQRVVKKIAVMDFTPPTNSTDAGRLVTDSLLSYMTKNASSDVKILARDVLGAIIKEIEFGQAGLYDIESAKKTGKLKGTDIFIFGSVLQYSVEKGAEESSKMVNVSVAKRKVSNPAYQSWLQRNPSPNERELALAPPALIDEDIRETVRYKVGTHKKTANVALSFRVIDVESGEVVITKTIKSKKEAQDNFSEGVEFANIPFDPLQLPPDTELLEKAVEEGIAELGHLVLSRFQNLQATYLNAAELLGKKGQHDTAIERYIDAMVSEEVKNVSSQVTEQARREIDRQLQLADNSR, from the coding sequence ATGAAGCGGATACTGGCAGGTGTCGCAGTATGCATTCTGGCCGGATGCAACAATCCGGGCAAGGAAAGCTTTGAGCTGGGACGACAACTGGAACGGCAGGGACGGCTGGATGAAGCGATCACCCTGTACGAGGACGCCCTGACCAAGGAGCGGGACAACCAGGAGTACCAGCAGGTTCTGGCCGGTGCCCGCAAGGCTGCTGCCGGACGGTTCATCGAACAGGGGCGCAAGCGTCTGCAGGGAGCGCCCCCTACCTACGACCTGCTGCGGGCGGCCCAACTGGATCTGGACAAGGCGCTCAAGGCGGACCCGACCAACAGCGAGGCCAGGGCACTGGCCGCATCGATCAAGAGCCAGTCCGATGCCCTGCTCACGCGGGCAGAGACGCTCTATGGCGAATCGGGCAAGGCAGCAGAAGCCAAGGACTGGCCCACTGCCATCAACAAGCTGCGCGAGCTGCGCCAGTTCTATCCCACATACCTCGATCTGGCCGTCAAGCTTCCCCAGACGGAAAGTGCGGCCGTCAGCCACTATCTCAGGGAAGTTGAACGTCTGCGGTCGCAGGACAACCTGGACGGCATGATCGCCGCTCTGCAGCAGGCCCTGGCCATCCAGCCGTCAAACCAGCAGCTGACGGCCCTGCTGGCGGACACCAAGGCACAGAACACCGCCGCCGCCTGGTTTGCCAAGGCGGAACAGCGGGCCGGTCAGCAGAAGTGGCGCGATGCTGTTGACTATCTGCGCAAGGCCCAGGCACTGGAGCCGGACGCGGAACTATCCGCCAAGATGCATGAACTGCGCCGCCAGGGTGCCGGCCGGCTTCTGCAGCAGGCAACGGTACACCTCAACCGCAAGCAACTGTACAGCGCCTATCTGTCCCTTTTGGCCAGTGTCGAGCTTTCCCCCGACTCCCTCAAAGAGGGGGAGGCGTCTGAGCTACGCCGGCAGCTGGTCGGCGAGATGACGGCGAAATCTCAGGAAAGCGAGACCGGCGGCCTGCTGGGCAATGCCTACCACTGGCAGGAGTTGGCCCTGAAGCTGGGCGGACCTGACCGGGCTGCTTCCCAGCGGTTGCAGGGGCTCAAGGACCGGCTGCGGCAACGGGTGGTCAAGAAGATCGCCGTGATGGATTTCACGCCGCCCACCAACAGTACGGATGCCGGGCGCCTGGTCACGGACAGCCTGCTCTCCTACATGACCAAGAACGCCAGCAGCGACGTAAAAATACTTGCCCGCGACGTGCTGGGTGCCATCATCAAGGAAATCGAGTTCGGCCAGGCCGGGCTGTACGATATCGAAAGCGCCAAGAAAACGGGCAAGCTGAAGGGTACCGACATCTTCATCTTCGGCAGCGTGCTGCAGTACAGCGTGGAAAAGGGGGCCGAAGAGAGCTCGAAGATGGTCAACGTTTCCGTGGCCAAGCGCAAGGTCTCCAACCCGGCTTACCAGAGCTGGCTGCAGCGGAATCCGTCACCCAACGAGCGGGAGCTGGCCCTGGCGCCGCCGGCCCTGATCGATGAGGACATTCGTGAAACGGTGCGCTACAAGGTGGGTACCCATAAAAAAACCGCCAACGTGGCCCTCTCCTTCCGGGTGATCGACGTGGAGTCCGGCGAGGTGGTCATCACCAAAACCATCAAAAGCAAAAAAGAAGCTCAGGATAACTTCTCCGAGGGAGTCGAATTCGCCAATATTCCCTTCGACCCCCTGCAACTCCCTCCGGACACCGAGCTGCTGGAAAAGGCGGTGGAGGAAGGGATCGCCGAGTTGGGGCATCTGGTGCTGTCCCGCTTTCAGAATCTGCAGGCTACCTACCTGAATGCCGCCGAGCTTCTGGGTAAAAAAGGACAACATGATACGGCCATCGAACGCTACATCGACGCCATGGTGTCCGAAGAGGTGAAAAACGTTTCCAGCCAGGTAACCGAGCAGGCTCGCCGTGAAATCGACCGCCAGCTCCAACTGGCGGACAACAGCAGATAG
- the recA gene encoding recombinase RecA encodes MSDKNKAIELALSQIEKQFGKGAIMRLGNDEALPGVEAISTGAISLDLALGVGGVPRGRVIEIYGPESSGKTTLALHIVAEAQKSGGIAAFVDAEHALDITYARKLGVKTDDLLVSQPDTGEQALEIAETLVRSGAIDVLVVDSVAALVPKAEIEGEMGDAHVGLQARLMSQALRKLTGIISKSNCCVIFINQIRMKIGVMFGNPETTTGGNALKFYASVRLDIRKIATLKQGDQVIGSRTRVKVVKNKVAPPFKEAEFDILYGEGVSRTGDVLDLAVERGIIDKSGAWFSYNKERIGQGRENSRQFLKENPAMLAEIEAKLMELIKPAPKADA; translated from the coding sequence GTGAGCGATAAGAACAAGGCCATCGAGCTGGCCCTTTCCCAGATAGAAAAACAGTTCGGCAAGGGTGCCATCATGCGCCTAGGCAACGACGAAGCCCTGCCCGGCGTGGAGGCGATCTCCACCGGCGCCATCTCCCTTGACCTGGCGCTGGGGGTGGGCGGTGTGCCCCGGGGCCGGGTCATCGAAATTTACGGTCCCGAATCCTCCGGCAAAACCACCCTGGCCCTGCATATCGTGGCGGAGGCGCAGAAGAGCGGCGGCATCGCCGCCTTCGTCGACGCCGAGCATGCCCTGGACATCACCTACGCCCGCAAGCTGGGGGTGAAGACCGACGACCTGCTGGTCTCCCAGCCCGACACCGGCGAGCAGGCCCTGGAGATCGCCGAAACCCTGGTGCGCAGCGGCGCCATCGACGTGCTGGTGGTTGACTCCGTTGCCGCCCTGGTGCCCAAGGCGGAGATCGAAGGGGAGATGGGTGACGCCCATGTGGGCCTGCAGGCCCGCCTCATGTCCCAGGCCCTGCGCAAGCTGACCGGCATCATCTCCAAGTCCAACTGCTGCGTCATCTTCATCAACCAGATCCGGATGAAGATCGGCGTCATGTTCGGCAACCCGGAAACCACCACCGGCGGCAACGCCCTCAAGTTCTACGCCTCGGTGCGGCTGGATATCCGCAAGATCGCCACCCTCAAGCAGGGGGATCAGGTGATCGGTTCCCGCACCCGGGTCAAGGTGGTCAAGAACAAGGTCGCCCCACCCTTCAAGGAGGCTGAATTCGACATCCTCTACGGCGAAGGGGTCTCCCGCACCGGCGACGTTCTGGATCTGGCAGTGGAACGGGGGATCATCGACAAAAGCGGTGCCTGGTTCTCCTACAACAAGGAGCGGATCGGCCAGGGGCGGGAGAACTCCCGTCAGTTCCTCAAGGAGAATCCGGCCATGCTGGCGGAGATCGAGGCGAAGCTGATGGAGCTGATCAAGCCGGCCCCCAAAGCCGACGCCTGA
- a CDS encoding regulatory protein RecX: MALRLLTTRDMTVAVLRRKLLMRGYEAATVESAVERLLRERYLDDRRYGERFVEAALTSGRYRGYRLRQELTRRGISRELTAELLNTVDDPADETALARQVVARRYGGFDPVRADERERRRIAGFLQRRGFGMATIRSVLQHNGEEGSHDG, translated from the coding sequence GTGGCTCTGCGCCTGCTGACGACACGGGATATGACCGTGGCGGTACTGCGTCGCAAGCTGCTGATGCGGGGATACGAGGCCGCCACGGTCGAGAGTGCCGTAGAGCGGCTGCTACGGGAGCGCTACCTGGACGACCGGCGCTACGGCGAACGGTTTGTCGAAGCGGCTCTGACGAGTGGGCGGTACCGTGGTTATCGCTTGCGCCAGGAACTGACACGTCGGGGAATTTCCCGCGAACTGACAGCAGAACTGCTGAATACCGTCGATGATCCAGCCGACGAAACCGCCTTGGCCCGACAGGTGGTCGCCCGCCGCTACGGCGGATTCGATCCTGTCCGCGCCGACGAGCGGGAACGGCGACGCATCGCCGGCTTTCTGCAGCGGCGGGGGTTCGGGATGGCGACGATCCGTTCGGTGCTGCAGCACAACGGAGAGGAGGGAAGCCATGACGGCTAG
- a CDS encoding type IV pilus twitching motility protein PilT, which yields MDLNEILTIAVKAKGSDIHIKTGLPPIVRIDGRLHPIPNAQRLAPEVVGGMAMSMMNDRQKRIFEENSEVDLAYAVPGLGRFRVSCYRQRGTVAMVFRAISVKIPNLDELNLPPVLKKLCQEERGLILVTGTTGSGKSSTLAAMIDQINSSRTCNIITIEDPVEFLHRDNKSIISQREVGTDTPTFASALKGALRQDPDVILVGEMRDYETVETAMTAAETGHLVMSTLHTMDAQETINRIIGVFPPYHQRQVRIQLAGIIKGIVSQRLVPRADGKGRVPAVEVLLGTARVRECIDDKDKTKQIRDAIAQGFVSYGMQTFDQSLMKLYTSKLITYEEALRQSSNPDDFALKVSGISSTSDTTWDNFEEKKVDAAIDEGEKIEVDRY from the coding sequence ATGGACCTGAATGAGATTCTCACCATCGCGGTCAAGGCGAAAGGTTCCGACATCCATATCAAGACCGGACTGCCTCCCATTGTGCGGATCGACGGCCGGCTGCACCCGATCCCCAACGCCCAGCGCCTGGCACCCGAAGTGGTGGGCGGCATGGCCATGTCCATGATGAACGATCGCCAGAAGCGGATCTTCGAGGAAAACTCCGAGGTGGACCTGGCCTACGCCGTGCCGGGATTGGGCCGGTTCCGGGTCAGTTGCTACCGCCAGCGGGGGACCGTGGCCATGGTGTTCCGCGCCATTTCGGTGAAAATCCCCAACCTCGACGAACTGAATCTGCCGCCGGTGCTGAAAAAACTCTGTCAGGAAGAGCGAGGGCTGATTCTGGTGACCGGTACCACCGGCTCCGGCAAGTCCTCCACCCTGGCGGCCATGATCGACCAGATCAACAGCAGCCGCACCTGCAACATCATTACCATCGAGGACCCGGTGGAGTTTCTGCACCGGGACAACAAGAGCATCATCAGCCAGCGGGAGGTGGGCACCGATACCCCCACCTTCGCCAGCGCCCTGAAAGGGGCTCTGCGTCAGGACCCGGACGTGATCCTGGTTGGCGAGATGCGGGACTACGAAACCGTGGAAACCGCCATGACCGCGGCGGAAACCGGCCACCTGGTGATGTCGACGCTGCACACCATGGATGCCCAGGAAACCATCAACCGGATTATCGGCGTCTTCCCCCCCTACCACCAGCGGCAGGTGCGGATTCAACTGGCCGGCATCATCAAGGGGATCGTTTCCCAGCGGTTGGTGCCCCGGGCGGACGGCAAGGGACGGGTGCCGGCGGTGGAAGTGCTGCTGGGAACGGCTCGGGTCCGGGAGTGCATCGACGACAAGGACAAGACCAAGCAGATCCGCGACGCCATTGCCCAGGGATTCGTCTCCTACGGCATGCAGACCTTCGACCAGTCGTTGATGAAGCTGTACACCTCCAAGCTGATCACCTACGAGGAGGCGTTGCGGCAGAGCTCCAACCCCGACGACTTCGCCCTCAAGGTTTCCGGCATCTCCTCCACCTCCGACACCACCTGGGACAATTTCGAGGAAAAGAAGGTGGACGCAGCCATCGACGAAGGAGAAAAGATCGAGGTGGATCGTTATTGA
- the alaS gene encoding alanine--tRNA ligase — protein MTGNEIRARFLKYFEDRGHVVVASSGLIPHNDPTLMFTNAGMNQFKDCFLGMEDRGYYRAASSQKCVRAGGKHNDLENVGRTARHHTFFEMLGNFSFGDYFKKEAIAFAWEFLTQDLKLDKSRLYVTVYTDDDEAADIWHHQEGVPRERIYRFGEKDNFWAMGDTGPCGPCTEIFWDNGPEVGCGSPDCAVGCDCDRYMEIWNNVFMQFNRTPDGVLHPLPKPAVDTGMGLERITTVMQGVRSNYDTDLLQGIIRHIERHSGKNYGGNEKDDVSMRVIADHCRAVTFLICDGALPSNEGRGYVLRRIMRRAARHAKMLGLAEPLLCRMVDAVREMMGDAYPELAEREAYIRKVVLAEEERFNETIDRGLAILNDEVAALRAAGKAVIPGETLFRLYDTFGFPVDLTEDIVRSEGFSVDEAGFEACMERQRELGREHWKGSGAAGIADVYKELHNRGLRTSFVGYNALTAFAPLTALLRDGTEVASATAGDRVDLVTETTPFYGESGGQAGDTGTISSGNARLEVVATSRPFTDLVVHHAVVQEGAVNRGDAVNLTVAVDERRATARNHTATHLLQAALRRVLGDHVKQAGSLVEPDRLRFDFTHFTGVTAEELQTVEDLVNVWIMENDALSIREMGMQEAVESGATALFDEKYGDTVRVVRIGEVSAELCGGTHVRAAGDIGLFKILSEGGIAAGVRRIEGATGFNALRTVRRLEDERRAIADLIKADSGKLLERVEKLVERQRELQRDVEQLQGKLNAAQSGDLLSRVHEVQGVKLLAVQVQVPDIKALRDLADQLRDRLESGILVLGAELDGKANLLVAVTRDLTDRFKAGELVGKLAPIVGGRGGGKPELAQAGGPSPEKLPEALAAAATFLG, from the coding sequence ATGACCGGCAATGAGATTCGCGCACGTTTTCTGAAGTACTTCGAAGACCGGGGCCATGTGGTGGTGGCCAGCTCCGGCCTGATCCCCCACAACGACCCGACCCTGATGTTCACCAACGCCGGCATGAACCAGTTCAAGGACTGTTTCCTGGGGATGGAAGACCGGGGCTACTACCGGGCCGCCAGTTCCCAGAAGTGCGTCCGCGCCGGCGGCAAGCACAACGACCTGGAAAACGTGGGACGGACCGCCCGTCACCACACCTTCTTCGAAATGCTGGGCAATTTTTCCTTTGGCGACTATTTCAAAAAAGAGGCCATCGCCTTTGCCTGGGAGTTCCTGACCCAGGATCTGAAGCTTGACAAAAGCCGGCTCTACGTAACGGTCTACACCGACGACGACGAGGCCGCCGACATCTGGCATCACCAGGAAGGGGTACCGCGGGAGCGGATTTACCGCTTCGGCGAAAAAGACAACTTCTGGGCCATGGGGGACACCGGCCCCTGCGGTCCCTGTACCGAAATTTTCTGGGACAACGGCCCCGAGGTGGGGTGCGGCTCACCCGACTGCGCCGTGGGCTGCGACTGCGACCGCTACATGGAGATATGGAACAACGTCTTCATGCAGTTCAACCGCACCCCTGACGGCGTGCTGCATCCACTGCCCAAGCCGGCCGTGGATACCGGCATGGGCCTGGAGCGGATCACCACGGTGATGCAGGGGGTCCGCTCCAACTACGATACCGATCTGCTGCAGGGGATCATCCGTCATATCGAACGGCACAGCGGCAAGAACTACGGCGGCAATGAGAAGGATGACGTTTCCATGCGGGTGATCGCCGACCACTGCCGCGCCGTCACCTTCCTGATCTGCGACGGAGCCCTGCCCAGCAACGAAGGACGCGGCTACGTGCTGCGCCGGATCATGCGGCGGGCTGCCCGTCATGCCAAGATGCTGGGGCTGGCTGAACCGCTGCTCTGCCGGATGGTGGATGCGGTGCGGGAGATGATGGGAGACGCCTACCCGGAGCTGGCGGAGCGGGAGGCGTATATCCGTAAGGTGGTACTGGCCGAGGAAGAGCGGTTCAACGAGACCATCGACCGCGGCCTCGCCATCCTGAACGACGAGGTCGCCGCCCTGCGGGCTGCCGGCAAAGCCGTCATTCCGGGAGAGACCCTGTTCAGGCTCTACGACACCTTCGGCTTCCCGGTGGACCTGACCGAAGATATCGTCCGCAGCGAAGGATTCAGCGTGGATGAGGCAGGCTTCGAAGCCTGCATGGAGCGCCAGCGGGAGCTGGGCCGGGAACACTGGAAAGGCTCCGGCGCCGCCGGCATCGCCGATGTCTACAAGGAGCTCCACAACCGCGGTCTGCGTACTTCGTTTGTCGGCTACAACGCCCTGACCGCCTTCGCTCCCCTCACCGCCCTGCTGCGCGACGGCACTGAGGTCGCCTCGGCAACCGCCGGGGACCGGGTCGATCTGGTGACGGAAACCACCCCCTTCTACGGCGAGTCCGGCGGCCAGGCCGGGGACACCGGCACCATCTCGTCCGGCAACGCCCGCCTGGAGGTGGTGGCCACTTCCCGTCCCTTCACCGACCTGGTGGTGCACCATGCCGTGGTCCAGGAGGGGGCCGTCAATAGGGGAGATGCGGTCAACCTGACCGTGGCCGTTGACGAACGCCGCGCCACGGCCCGCAACCACACCGCCACCCACCTGCTGCAGGCAGCCCTGCGCCGGGTGCTGGGGGACCATGTCAAGCAGGCCGGTTCCCTGGTGGAGCCCGATCGGCTCCGCTTCGACTTCACCCATTTTACCGGCGTTACCGCCGAAGAACTGCAGACCGTGGAAGATCTGGTGAATGTCTGGATCATGGAAAACGACGCACTCAGCATCCGGGAGATGGGGATGCAGGAAGCGGTGGAAAGCGGCGCCACGGCCCTGTTTGACGAAAAATACGGCGACACCGTCCGGGTGGTGCGGATCGGCGAGGTCAGTGCCGAACTGTGCGGCGGCACCCATGTGCGGGCTGCAGGCGACATTGGCCTGTTCAAGATCCTTTCCGAAGGGGGAATCGCCGCCGGTGTCCGCCGGATCGAAGGGGCCACTGGTTTCAACGCCCTGCGCACCGTCCGCCGCCTTGAAGACGAGCGCCGTGCCATCGCCGACCTGATCAAGGCCGACAGCGGCAAATTACTGGAGCGGGTGGAGAAGCTGGTGGAACGGCAACGGGAGCTGCAGCGGGACGTTGAGCAGCTGCAGGGCAAGCTGAATGCGGCCCAGTCCGGCGACCTGCTTTCCCGGGTACACGAGGTGCAGGGAGTCAAGCTGCTGGCGGTGCAGGTGCAGGTGCCGGATATCAAGGCGCTGCGCGACTTGGCCGATCAGCTGCGGGATCGTCTGGAGTCCGGCATCCTCGTCCTGGGTGCCGAACTTGACGGCAAAGCCAACCTGCTGGTGGCAGTGACCAGGGATCTGACCGACCGCTTCAAGGCCGGTGAGCTGGTGGGCAAACTGGCCCCCATCGTCGGTGGGCGCGGCGGCGGCAAGCCCGAACTGGCCCAGGCCGGCGGCCCCAGCCCGGAAAAATTGCCCGAAGCGTTGGCGGCGGCGGCAACGTTTCTGGGTTGA